DNA from Prunus persica cultivar Lovell chromosome G6, Prunus_persica_NCBIv2, whole genome shotgun sequence:
TGGGGAAAATATTGTatctaattaaaaaaaaaaaaagggataataatgaatttttaagaccatgaattttgaaatgtacGTGTATTTAGGTAACTATAAACAGCCACCCAACtgttaaaaagagaaagaaaaaaataacctGCCAACTGTTTTGTCTAAATTGCCACTTGTAATCCACCAATTTTGGGCAAAGGCAAAATCTCTGACTTGATCTTTGGCTCTTGCTCTGTTTAACAGGATTCACAAATGGCGACATTAACGCTTCACTGACAACCTCATAATCATAAAACCCGATTAGCTCTTCTGTTCTTTCGCAGTTTTCTTATTGCTTCAATGGCTTCCTCTCGCACAGAAAGTAGAaccctttgtttttctcttctcccctGCCTCTTGTTGTTTGCTCTGTTCACACCCACTTCTTCTTCTGCGAGAACTCTGCCTTCTGATTCTGGAAAAGTCTCGTTGGCTTTGTACTATGAGTCCCTTTGCCCTTACAGCGCCAACTTTATTGTCAATTACCTGGTCAAGCTCTTTGAAGATGACCTCATCTCCATTGTTGATCTGAAGCTTTCTCCTTGGGGTAATGCCAAGCTCAGAAGCAATGACACCTTCAGTTGCCAGGTCCTTTTATTCTTtccgtgttttttttttcttttaaattttgtatctGGGTTTTATGAAAGGATGCCATTTCATGGACTGGTCCTCTAAATGATTGCCCATAAATGATTGCCCGTAAATTGGTGATGGAAGATAATAAATTTCTTAACCATTGTAGTTCAACCCGAGTGATTGTCCTTCACTTCTTGCATGTGGGTTTTGTCTATTCTTGCTTAATTTATAGTTTCTGAGAGTTGTAGACGTAATTGATATGAATTTCAATTGCATTCAGACTGGTTGACTTGTTTGTGATGGTTGCAGCATGGTCCATCAGAATGCTTATTAAACACCGTGGAAGCCTGTGCCATCAAGATCTGGCCTGCACTGGTAAGACTTGATCTAGCTAGATATAAACTTCCCAAGTACACAAAATTTTTGGCATTCCTGCAAAGTATGTCATGATGCAATGATGTTAGTTATCGAAATTTTCTGGTTGACAGCTAgtcttataataaaatacgCTATGCACTAGGCGTTGGTGGTTTATCCTTCTAGATTTGTTTAATAAATTCTTCGTGAAATTTGTTTGTATTCATTATGTAATTAGTTTTCAGTCTTCTTGGATAGTTCAGTGTCCTTACGTATATAGGATAGGGTTGTTGGTTGGTTTCACAGAAACGTATTCCAAGTCAAATGCCAGTTATGGAGTGTTGTTGGAACTATAGAAAGTAATGCTCAAGCTGAAATGCTAACATTTGGTTCACTGTCACCTTGATGCAGAATGAtcattttcctttcatttattGCATTGAGAGTTTGGTTTACGAGCACAAGTATCCCCAGTGGGAGTCATGTTATGAGAAACTGGGTCTGGATTCAAAACCTATTGCTGAATGCTACAGTAGTGGACTTGGCAAAGAGGTTAGTTTTTTAAGCTTATTAATCATTCATAGAATTCAAACACGCTCTTGTAATGcatctatttattttattgtatcTTAACAAGAATCAAACCTTGTTGTAAAACTTTTTTGACATTTCACTGATTGTTAATCATGCCATTTTTTGAAACCTCTGTTATTCTGTTGAGAGGGACAATACAAAccccttttctcttttccttgtttggtttttgtgatttttaatgaaaggaaaaaaggaacaCAATATAAGTGGAATTATTCTTTGGCAGCTTGAACTACAATATGCAGCTGAAACCAGTGCTCTCCAGCCTCCACATCAGTATGTGCCATGGGTAGTTGTGGATGGACTGCCAATTTATGAGGTTTGTTTCCTTCTCATGATTAGATTTCCTAATTCCATTTCGATTGCCACCAAGGTTGGGTTATGCATATACTTTTTTAAGTATCTGGACTACTGATGGTTCTTTTTTGCTTCAATAGAGTAGAGTATTGTCAAGTTTTTAATTCTATCtgttctttatatattttaagaaaaacaaTCTTCTATGATGTTTTCCCCAACTTGTTTGACTCATAGTAGTGAGtttattgttttattattgGGATATTCAAGAAATGACATTTCTTCTCCCGTTGCAGGACTACGAAAACTTTCTGACCTATGTCTGCAATGCTTATAATGGCACCGCTGCCCTCAAGGCTTGCAGCAAACTATCCCTTAATACCATCCAAAAGGCAAGCACTAAATCTACCCTTTCCGTTGGTTGTAACGAGGGAAAGATGCCAGCGTTATTTGGAAGGATAAGATCAACCCTAATATCGTGGATGCGACAGATGAACATGGCAATTTGGATATAGATGTCACGCAATTCCATATCCATTTTAATCCAATCATCAATGGTATGGTGCAGCTTTTGCTCGTATTTCCCGTTTCCAGTAGATTGCAGTTACTTGTGAGTTGGTACCGAACAAAGAGACTTAATGTGCTGGTAATGTGTCTTTATCTTTACTATATACAGGAGCAGTAGTATATGTGGTGTAAATGGATCTTGTTTATttagtttatataaattaaaatgtagTAGCTGGTAGATTTTAATAAATTGAAAGACTTTGTTATGGTTGGTAGGGCTTGCATAAACCTTGCCTATTCCATTTCCAATTCCAATTAAAACAAGGTGACCCTGTCATATAAAACGAGGTGTGCTTCTCGGGGCCCATTGGGTTTCATGGGCTAACCGTGATAGCGTTCGTAAACAATCCCAACTCACTTGAAAactggattggattggattcacAGGTGCTATGTAATCCCCAGAGTCTTCCCAACTATGCCTTCCTTATGAGAAACACAATGGGAAAATGGTTGTCAATTCACACACAGCTTTTTTGAAAGGCGCAATAACATACTAAAAACACACACTATACGGATGTTAAGACTCGAATTCAGAACTTtacttgaaaaaataaatactccAAACATTACACGTGCGATTTTTTCGCTTTGTGCCCCTTGGGTGTGGCAGCTCTTCCCTTCAATTTGTCCCGGTGATGTTGTTTGAGGCGGCGGCTTTGTTGAATTTTGGTTAGGGTTTGTTAGCTTTCTTGGCCTTGGTATGGGCTTGTGTGGGCTTAATAATGCCTTCTGGGTTTTTAACTTCTTGTCGGTTCTTTTGCATTTTATCTGGGTCTCTAGCATTTTCGCTTTGTTGTTGAGCTCAGTTGGTTGGGTCTCTCTTTTTGGTGTATTGTTATGCCCTTTTGTGGGTTTTTAATAAAGTCCACTtctgaaccaaaaaaaaaaaaaaactacaataGTAGGTGGTTTGCAAATTCACACATTCCATGAACCCAATGAATCTTTCCATAGCAAAAACATTGTATGGTGGGCCTCCACCACACAATGGTTTACACTATAAAAACCCCCTCAAATTTGAACAAGTTGTCACTTCCACATAAATCAACAAAATggctacccaaaaaaaaaaaaaataataattcatttAGAGAGACTGATTGGGTGTTAGCTGATTGATTGGGCTGCAGATTagaaggaaaaggaagtgAAAGGAGAAACGACTCTTTTGTTTCGGGTCTACATAACAAAATGATTCTTCCAATGACCATCGAGTTAAAATTCCAATTAGGGCTCCACAGAGTCGCTATCAAATCAATAGACATCAAATAATTACCCATCAAGTGAATGAATGGTCAATGATGATATATCTCTTCATCCAATCAAATGAAGCCACAAACTTACCACTCCAATTTGCTTCCTTAATTTGTCTTCTACTACACGGGTCAAACCCTTAAGTAATAAGTAGGTCCATGACTTCCTGCCCTAGCTAccaattttaatttccttGTTCTCTATGTTACAGCAACAGTGCAATTCAAAATTTGCTTCGTGAATTAGCTATGTACAAACAATTTTGCTAAGATTAATCACCGACATAACCGTAGACGATGGGTCAAAAACCGCCAATACACATTATACATGATGACTGTTGTTACCACAACTCTTtagaaattttgaacttctaTAATTCTTTTGTCTAGGGAAGTATCCAAGGCTGAAGAAAGAGCAGTGGAGTGGACAGTGTCTGTGAAGAAATCTACGCTTCATATATCCTGTCGGAGACTCAAACTACAGTTTGTCAAACAAGGTAGAAGGGACCCATCTTTATCAGTATATATCACTGAAATGGGTCGTATCTTTGCACAAGCTTATTATTCTCTACCACAACTCTTGGCTTTTCTGTCTTTGGCTTTGGCACCCTCCTAATCCTATGCGTCGATGCAAAGGGCCACCACCACTGCCTAACTGTAGAAAATAAATCACCAGCATTTGACAAAGCTAGTGTCCATCATTCAATCTTTCCCTTCCTAGAACCTAGAACCTACAACCAACcccatttttattctttttcttttttcgtgcTATCTGTAAATTCAATTATGCATGGAATGTTTCTCTCACAATCGCTAATTGTGTAATTTGTTTGATTAGTAAGTTCAGCACATGTAATGCATAGAATCGGAGCCAAAAAGTaattccaaattaattaattaattaattgtgaaAGTCAATATGCGCATGGCATCATCcttaaagattaaaaaaagagtttttctatttaaaccttACACTTCTTTTTATTCACCCCAATACGTAAATTATTAAgctcttaagttttattattgtgtaaaaagataaaaaggtcatccaacttaatacttaacccTAATACATCTATACACACACCCCACACTCCCACTCTTCATATTTGATCATGGTAACTTATATGAGAGCAATTTTCCTATGCCTTCATGTTTCTTTGTTAATATTTCGCCACATGTCCTCATACTTAACAGATAGATAACATCCGTTAACTCCGATTGAATgataaaacaaatattgaTCAACggaaacttttttatttttatggactcttcatcttcttcctccggCTTTCTAATCACCAAATGAGAAAAATCCGTCGATCATAGTTCAAATGGCTCACAATCCTTTCAGAACTTGAAACAATGATAAAGCCCAGATTGGCACTTTTTCACTGtcttaataataaaacaagTCAAAGATAATTAGAATTTCGGAGAATAGGAAGAATAGAAACAGACCCAattgccaaataaataattggccATGATTTTAATGTGAATGAAGTTGAAAGACCCAAACAAGAGTTCAACAACCATCAACAAACGATTTACGGCTACTTCTCAACTTCCCAATGGTGGCAGCGGCTCCTCTCGAATGgatagaggaagaagatgaataggcaagtttttaattttcatttttaatatatatatatatatatattttgttacaaTATTGAACTCAACTTATATATCAATTTAACTGTGTTTTTACAGTAATGTGAGATTGAGGTGAACTTAGAATGGTAAGGGGCAAGATAGTGGGATGTGGGGTATGAtgttgatgagttttttttgtttttttttatgctatGTGTCTATTTAGGGGTAGTTTAGGAAGATAGTGGGATTTTCctaaaaattgtgaaaatttgaattaaaagttGGGGTGAACTTAGAATATAGGGTAAACAAATAGAAGTACggggtttaaaaaaaaaaaaaaaaactctttaaaaaaaagtaaaagaaaaccatTTAAGTCAAATCGTGTCAAAATTCTTGTTACTACCACCAATGGTTAACTGGCATCTTAAAGATTAAgtgtaatattttattattattgaaaataaaaataaatgaaaagccCTGAACAATACAAGAGGACAATAAATTcagattaataaaataaaaaagtaaaatcctGTTATGTATGAAACTGGAGTCACAAACAAGACAGAGATTACGCCATAATAGACAAACAAATGGTAATAAAATTCGATAAAATTGCATGTGGAGTGTAATGATCAAACAAATTCCCTTAGCATAGAGTGTAAgatcatctatatatataattatatatctaaTTCCACCGTGTGCATTACGATATTGAATCAGTTGCAGACTAACTTTTCtaatttaatacaaatattGTTTACATATACCTATTTATTTTACAGTTATATAATATTTACCCAAATAATtttgagtaatgctacacttactatatttttatttcacaTTTCTATACACATAATGTGGTATGTCTAAATTatatgtcacatcaattaaatcaatgaaatatattttaatataaaaataataattaacagTGTTTTTTAAAGTGttaataaatcatataaaaaaagaaaatattaaatgaataatgctactcttatcacatttgtataccacatctTTATACCATCTTATGTGGCAAGTGAGGTAGACAGCCAcatgaattaaaattatttaatattttcttttcttttatgatttatttcagtatttgtttttctaattgccttaattaaaatacacctcattgatttaattgatgtgacatataatatggacatgccacattatgtggtatagaaatgtgggataaaaatatggtaagtgtagcattactcatattaaataaatttaattgatgtggttgtAAGGTGGTATAGGAATGTGATATACAAATGTATTATTCAATAATtttatgcatatattatacacatgAGAAGCGCTATGTGCGTTTCCTGAAATTTAGAGCATCTTTCAACATTAAGAAAAAGTATATCACTGAGTATGCCCTCTCCATTGTATTCCTTGGATTTCTCAATAAATTTCCCTCATAATGTCGAAGTTCCTTAAAAAGAAGATATACCATTAGATAAAAAACTAATTTATATTGTGTATTGTGCTAAATAAGTGCAAAAATAcatttgaaaatgcaaatgaAACTTTTGTTATTTAAATATCATAAAACGATATGGaatcatttaaatttaaaaaaattcagacaCACTAATGTTAAGCACTCACTTCTAGAAGGTGTAAGTTGAGGATTAATTTGAGGATATCTCATTGTGGTTGGTTGGTTAAAATGATTTACTTTCTAAgtctcattcaaagatcatttgTGTCGGAATCATTAAACATAATTATTTGATAATCCCATCTTAATCATTGTTGAAATTTGAAGggataaaatattaaaacaccaacaaaaataaagggaaGTGGGAATTTAAAGGCTTAAAGCTACCACACTAAATCCAATAAATAATTCCATATGCCGATTCCCTTCTAGAACATCACAAGAACGTCATCCAATTTTGCTACCTGTAAAAAGCACAGCTagctctaaattttttttttttttttttgggtcacaTAACATTAATCAAATACTTGTTGATTATGTCCCCATCCCCCCTGCACAAGTTTTGGTTTATCTTCTACCTACTACGTTAAACAATAAATTTAgtgatgttttcttttcaagccTCATCCTCTAATTTTATTGGTTGGTTCTCCTCATCTAATGGGTTTGCCGTCATGCATACGTAGCTAAGAAATTCCTCACAAACTTGTAATCactattttacattttttttaaaggatttttttttaaaattgagaaGAGCGATACAAGTATATTCtacaatattataatattgtaTAATATACTTGGTAGTTTTAGTTTAAAGACCATTGCGATTAAAATTCTTtaactaaagaaaaaaggttGAGTCTCATGGGCATAATGAAATTCATACAAATGTATCATACCAATTTAATATGTTTGTTAGTCATTTCGTTGGAATCTCCGTTAAAAATTGACGTAGCGTTATTGTGACCCACCAGTTCCGCATTAATAACTTATGTGAGATTTTATCATCACTAATACATATTACAGAAAGGTCAACTACGCAAATTCTTTGTACCTACCTACCTCTTGTCAATTACTTATTAAATATAACATTTCTCTaaacaaattccaattttGGTCAATTacgtatattttttttgtggtgtTGTGATTGCAGATATGTCATTTTCATATAGACCAAAAGGAAGTGATCGAGTATTGGTTCGCTTTGTtttcaagtgaaaaaaaaatacgatCTGGCTGTCCTTCAATCCCCAAATTAGTTCAAGATCTTATTACACGGCCAAAAGCATATATATTTGCCAGGAGGCTTGGCATTACAAGCATGTATAGCTGAGCTGAGATAGGAAGGACTGGGCAAAGAAATTGCAGAATGAGAGCATTAATCCAGATCACCTCTCAATTTGACCCGTCGTCTTCAAGATGGCCTCAAGTTGAGATTTGATTTGGACTGGTGGCCCTTCTGAAAATTGATTTGCAATTCTGGTTGGGGTTCGCCAAATTTATGTAActttaaattgtttttcaaaacGATGAAATGTTTTACGATCCAATTAGTTATCATGAACAATATATAAGAGTACAATTTACAATCACATGTAAACCACAAATGTCAagtaataaattatataatctTTACAATTCACACCTTATTGTttagtcctttttttttttttttttggtaaaaaggAAAACCCTCACAACTCACTACTACTCATTAGGTACAAAGTTTTAAGGTAAACCTCGAATATGTGAAAATTGCAATCATTCAGAAACCTTCACAACTCACTACTAACTTAGGTATAAAGTTTTAAGATAAATCTCAGATACATTGAAGAAAAACCCTTGCAACTCACAACTATATGACTAGATAAACCCTGAATATGTGTATATTGTAATCATTCGAAAAACCACCCACTTAAGATAAAATCAAGAGTGCTCTCGCATCCTTGAATTTACAACTTGTCTCATAACTTGTCTCGgtcattttttttcattttacaaTAGCCACTCCTAATTTCTTGTATATAACATAAACATATGGCCCCTAACTTCAGAAACCCTCACAACTCACTACTAACTCATTAGGTACAAAGTCTTAGGATAAATCTTGGATACATTGATGAAAAACCCTCGCAACACACAACTATATGAGAAGGTAAACCCCACtaatgtagtggtttggagtatttactccatCAGGTAAGGTCCTAGGTTCGAATCTTAGcatccgtgtagtgtgtgtcagtttagtatgctatcgtccctctcaataggaaaggctctcaaaaaaaaaaaaaaaaaagagaaggtaaACCCCAAATATGTGTAAATTGCAATCATTCGAAAAATCACCCACTTAAGATAAACTCAAGAGTGTTCTCGCATCCTTAAATTTACAACTTATCTCATAACTCCTCAAATGAGtcgttttttttcattttacaaTTGCCACTCCTAACTTCTTGTATATAACATAAACATATGGCCCCTAAATTGAattttccctttgtttttctcatGTTCTGGCTCCTACATCATTCCAACAAGGACAGCCTATGTACTGATATTGTGATGAAGAAGTGTACCATATATAATAGCAAAGTACTGCATGCGATGTGAATATGTACACccaccaaaaataaagttcatAAATCCATGGTGCTGCAAATTGGACAACTCCTCACGTGTTTCCGTATTTTGTCCGTATAGTTTTTGTGCCTACCCTTTAAAACAAGGGCATGTGGGGTGGGGGTGCGTTTGCTTGGGACCCCAATGCTTATAAATATGCAAAATATAGATATTTACATGATCATCAATAAAGAAATCACTAAAGGCTTAAATATATTCCTTGCATTAT
Protein-coding regions in this window:
- the LOC18772767 gene encoding gamma-interferon-inducible lysosomal thiol reductase isoform X1; this translates as MASSRTESRTLCFSLLPCLLLFALFTPTSSSARTLPSDSGKVSLALYYESLCPYSANFIVNYLVKLFEDDLISIVDLKLSPWGNAKLRSNDTFSCQHGPSECLLNTVEACAIKIWPALNDHFPFIYCIESLVYEHKYPQWESCYEKLGLDSKPIAECYSSGLGKELELQYAAETSALQPPHQYVPWVVVDGLPIYEDYENFLTYVCNAYNGTAALKACSKLSLNTIQKASTKSTLSVGCNEGKMPALFGRIRSTLISWMRQMNMAIWI
- the LOC18772767 gene encoding GILT-like protein F37H8.5 isoform X2, coding for MASSTCVHPLLLLLCSVLLFPTTTISSESNKVRVDVYYETLCPDSEDFIVKDLIKLFESGLISIVDLKLYPYGNAKLGSNNTIYCQHGPSECLLNTVEACAIKIWPALNDHFPFIYCIESLVYEHKYPQWESCYEKLGLDSKPIAECYSSGLGKELELQYAAETSALQPPHQYVPWVVVDGLPIYEDYENFLTYVCNAYNGTAALKACSKLSLNTIQKASTKSTLSVGCNEGKMPALFGRIRSTLISWMRQMNMAIWI